Proteins encoded within one genomic window of Lasioglossum baleicum unplaced genomic scaffold, iyLasBale1 scaffold0059, whole genome shotgun sequence:
- the LOC143219694 gene encoding uncharacterized protein LOC143219694, whose amino-acid sequence MADLVSNQQLIGQRISRLVSNIKKRGKANISLGLLQSGLTTLQELWSDYRRGDSAIRAAAEKDPKLKESAYIQDDEYEEVQLVHMEQTGVLRDMISDLRASATVKESPNSNSTVVETGTQRSRAVLPKMPLPSFDGQYKDWPSFRDLFTSLIIKDPTLSPVERLHYLKTCMKGSAAALLKNVKTTAENFQVAWEKLENRYENRRKLVQAQIRLLSKLSPVRKESAVELQRLFDETFDAVDALINLDRPVNNAEDWIVELTTQRLDQQSRREWEDLVKRSKDIPTMEQLREFMLGRIQTCEELEAPPERESATIKKTATKSFKVHQVSKASPSGRSCSLCQDQHFIQHCKQFRDKSPSERKDAVRALNICFNCLGNHQVNDCKSPKRCQRCEGKHHTLIHEAVQSRQENNAAGACVQQVSTHVSNASVILGTARVLVLGPLGQSSLARVLIDPGSEVSLVSEALAQRLGLQRSQARIPLRGVGKCRAQFTRGKTVLANAPHHEQRRIFEVPAYILPELSNYQPRNLPSPSSWPHVKGLKLADPVYHHTDPVDILLGADSYDLVLLEGVKKGPPHTPVAQETHFG is encoded by the exons ATGGCTGACCTTGTCAGTAATCAGCAACTCATCGGCCAACGGATTTCCCGACTCGTTTCAAACATCAAAAAACGGGGAAAGGCCAACATTTCGCTGGGATTACTGCAATCTGGCCTTACTACCCTCCAAGAGCTATGGTCCGATTATCGAAGGGGAGATTCCGCCATCAGAGCCGCCGCTGAAAAGGATCCTAAATTAAAGGAAAGTGCATACATCCAGGACGACGAGTACGAAGAAGTGCAACTGGTCCACATGGAACAGACTGGAGTGCTGAGAGACATGATTTCGGACCTCAGGGCATCCGCGACCGTTAAAGAATCTCCGAATTCAAACTCAACGGTCGTCGAGACGGGCACTCAGAGGTCGCGCGCCGTGTTGCCAAAAATGCCTCTCCCATCTTTCGACGGACAATACAAGGACTGGCCGTCCTTTCGTGACTTGTTTACCTCACTGATAATCAAGGACCCGACTCTTTCGCCTGTAGAACGTCTGCACTATCTTAAAACCTGCATGAAGGGTAGCGCCGCAGCCTTACTTAAAAATGTCAAGACGACTGCCGAAAACTTCCAGGTCGCGTGGGAGAAACTTGAAAACCGCTATGAGAACCGTCGAAAGCTGGTCCAAGCCCAGATCAGACTCCTTTCGAAGCTATCTCCAGTTCGCAAGGAATCCGCCGTCGAATTACAGCGACTTTTCGACGAAACGTTTGATGCCGTCGATGCCCTCATAAACCTTGACAGACCTGTGAACAACGCCGAAGACTGGATCGTTGAATTAACCACACAAAGGTTGGATCAACAGTCACGACGTGAGTGGGAGGATTTAGTCAAGCGATCAAAGGACATTCCCACTATGGAGCAGTTGAGGGAGTTTATGCTCGGGCGCATACAAACCTGCGAAGAACTGGAAGCTCCGCCGGAAAGAGAGTCAGCTACGATCAAGAAGACTGCAACCAAGAGCTTCAAGGTCCATCAAGTTTCCAAGGCCAGCCCCTCGGGAAGATCCTGCAGCCTTTGCCAGGATCAACACTTCATCCAACACTGCAAGCAATTCCGTGATAAGTCGCCTTCTGAACGAAAGGACGCTGTTCGTGCATTAAACATCTGCTTCAACTGCCTTGGAAACCACCAAGTTAATGATTGCAAGTccccgaagcgatgtcagcgatGTGAAGGCAAGCATCACACGCTGATACACGAAGCAGTTCAATCTCGACAGGAGAATAATGCAGCTGGGGCCTGCGTGCAGCAGGTATCTACTCACGTGAGTAACGCTTCGGTGATTCTCGGTACCGCTCGTGTTTTAGTTCTAGGCCCACTCGGACAAAGCAGCCTCGCTCGCGTACTCATCGATCCCGGCAGTGAGGTTTCCTTAGTCTCAGAGGCTCTTGCTCAACGACTCGGCCTTCAAAGAAGTCAGGCTAGGATTCCTCTTCGTGGCGTTGGAAAATGCAGAGCGCAGTTCACTCGAGGGAAGACTGTTCTCGCAAATGCTCCTCATCACGAGCAAAGGAGAATCTTCGAGGTTCCTGCCTACATTCTTCCCGAACTCTCCAATTACCAACCTCGAAATCTACCCTCTCCCAGCTCCTGGCCCCACGTTAAGGGGTTGAAACTCGCCGATCCTGTCTATCACCATACCGATCCGGTAGACATCCTCCTAGGAGCCGATTCCTACGACCTCGTTCTCTTGGAAGGCGTCAAGAAAGGGCCGCCACACACTCCAGTCGCTCAGGAGACCCACTTCG GGTAG
- the LOC143219707 gene encoding uncharacterized protein LOC143219707, which produces MASLSRFWEQEEVEAMIPGTEDDIRAEEHFSKTYARLPDGRFMVRLPFKDTPELGNSRHTAVKTLDGLSSRFRRSKEFRLAYQDFLTTYEALGHMSSTPPSSGCNSYYLPHHGVLRESSKTTKLRVVFNGSMPSSNGKSLNDFLLRGPNLLPNLADVLLRWRRHRFVFSADIEKMYRQILVHPEDRRWQRIVWRSGKRENILDYELNTVTYGLACAPYLAIRCLHQLAQLEELRYPRGSHTVLRDIYMDDVLTGADSLPEARLKQLEVRELLMAGGFPLRKWASNSRELLEGLSIDERKGIVEWDSLTLHSVLGIQWLPSSDCFQISAATSIRNTGYTKRAVLSGTAQLFDPLGWLAPVTIVAKVLMQSLWLLKIDWDAPLPGREELIWQKFQQQLPTLQTIRVPRWLGISGSKQTIEIHGFADASERAYAAVVYSRVLDERGVATVSLIVAKSRVAPLKRVSLPRLELCAAFLLAKLTDHITKVLDLRDIGLHLWSDSSVTLSWIQGHPSRWPTYVANRVAEIQRMVPLAKWHHVRSAENPADCASRGLYPTEMVNFELWWRGPEWLSSSGHFPETVSSEAHPEVTEPLVHHVARRPEGSACSLIERFSNLTRLLRVLAWCRRWKPGQRKTESILTASEIQACKLTLLQLEQAAHFMEDIRALRKNQPVPSKSRLAKLSPFLDPEGVLRVGGRLQVTNLTYDRKHPAILPDDSALARLWVDAAHKRCLHGGTQLTLATLRQECWVLKGRHMVKSCIRHCTTCIRWKGQTAQPKMGNLPLPRLTPCRPFYRSGIDYAGPILLRSSSGRGQRTSKGYIAVFICLVTKAVHLEAASDGSTDTFLAALRRFMARRGRCSELYSDCGRNFVGANHELRALLRESEKQGGGPFAAASREGITWRFNPPSAPHFGGLWEAAVKSVKYHLRRIIGEQRLTFEELTTLLTGIEACLNSRPLLPMSDDPEDPVALTPGHFLIGEPLIAIPEPSLEDLPASRLSRWQLLQQMQQHFWKRWSREYLNSLQTRGKWQRDKALIKAGILCLIKSELLPPTQWPLARVINVHPGPDSSIRVATVRTAKSQFLRPVHKLIPLLAPNDAETDAGREPEAGVSRDYSNSHL; this is translated from the coding sequence ATGGCTTCCTTATCGAGGTTCTGGGAGCAGGAGGAAGTCGAGGCAATGATTCCTGGCACGGAAGACGACATCCGAGCTGAGGAACACTTCTCCAAAACTTACGCCCGTCTACCTGATGGTCGCTTCATGGTGCGTCTGCCGTTCAAGGACACTCCAGAGTTGGGAAACTCACGACACACCGCCGTGAAAACTCTTGATGGTCTAAGCTCCAGGTTCCGACGCTCTAAAGAGTTCAGGCTCGCCTATCAAGACTTCCTGACCACCTACGAGGCACTAGGGCACATGTCGTCGACTCCACCTTCTTCCGGTTGTAACTCCTATTACCTTCCTCATCACGGAGTGCTGCGTGAGAGCAGCAAGACTACCAAACTTCGAGTAGTCTTCAACGGCTCAATGCCTTCTTCTAATGGGAAGTCACTCAACGATTTCCTTCTTCGGGGTCCTAATCTACTGCCTAATCTTGCTGACGTACTTCTGAGATGGCGGCGACACCGATTCGTGTTCTCAGCCGATATCGAGAAAATGTATCGGCAGATTCTCGTTCATCCTGAAGACCGAAGGTGGCAGCGGATCGTGTGGAGATCTGGAAAGAGGGAAAACATACTAGATTACGAGCTTAACACTGTAACCTACGGACTTGCCTGTGCACCTTACCTGGCAATCCGATGTCTTCACCAACTCGCCCAACTGGAAGAGCTACGGTATCCACGAGGCTCCCACACCGTACTGAGGGACATATACATGGACGATGTCCTCACCGGAGCTGACTCCCTTCCAGAGGCTCGTCTGAAACAACTTGAGGTCCGAGAGCTCCTCATGGCGGGCGGATTCCCACTCAGGAAGTGGGCCTCCAACTCTCGGGAACTTCTGGAAGGACTCTCCATCGACGAGCGGAAGGGAATCGTCGAATGGGACTCTCTCACTTTACACAGCGTCCTAGGTATCCAATGGCTCCCTTCCTCTGACTGTTTTCAGATCTCCGCTGCCACTTCGATTCGGAACACTGGCTACACTAAGCGAGCGGTGCTCAGCGGGACGGCACAACTCTTCGATCCCCTTGGCTGGTTGGCTCCCGTCACTATAGTCGCAAAGGTTCTCATGCAGTCTCTGTGGCTCCTCAAGATTGACTGGGACGCACCTCTACCAGGAAGGGAGGAACTCATCTGGCAGAAGTTCCAACAGCAGCTGCCCACGCTGCAAACTATTCGAGTCCCACGCTGGCTGGGTATCAGTGGCTCCAAGCAAACTATCGAGATCCACGGATTTGCTGATGCTTCCGAGCGAGCATATGCGGCTGTGGTTTACTCTCGAGTCCTCGATGAGAGGGGAGTTGCCACCGTTTCACTCATCGTCGCCAAATCCAGGGTAGCTCCGTTGAAGAGAGTCTCACTACCGAGACTGGAGCTCTGTGCAGCGTTCCTGTTGGCCAAACTCACCGACCACATCACCAAGGTGCTCGACTTGCGGGATATCGGACTACATCTTTGGTCCGACTCCTCGGTGACTCTCAGCTGGATTCAGGGGCATCCATCTCGTTGGCCGACGTACGTGGCCAACCGAGTCGCCGAAATCCAGAGGATGGTGCCTCTAGCCAAGTGGCATCATGTACGAAGTGCCGAGAACCCTGCAGACTGTGCATCCAGGGGCCTGTATCCAACCGAGATGGTAAACTTCGAGCTTTGGTGGCGAGGACCCGAGTGGCTTTCTTCATCCGGACACTTCCCGGAGACCGTGAGCAGCGAAGCTCACCCCGAAGTCACTGAACCACTCGTTCATCACGTGGCTCGCCGACCAGAGGGATCTGCATGCTCCTTGATCGAGCGGTTTTCTAACCTGACTCGCCTACTACGAGTTCTGGCTTGGTGTCGTCGTTGGAAACCTGGACAACGAAAAACGGAATCAATTCTCACTGCCTCCGAGATACAAGCTTGTAAACTCACTCTATTGCAGCTGGAGCAAGCTGCACACTTCATGGAGGACATCAGGGCCCTCCGGAAAAACCAACCGGTGCCCTCCAAGAGCCGGCTAGCAAAGCTCAGTCCTTTCCTAGATCCTGAAGGAGTACTGCGCGTTGGCGGCCGCCTCCAGGTCACCAACCTCACCTACGACAGGAAGCATCCCGCTATACTTCCAGACGACTCCGCCTTGGCAAGGCTGTGGGTAGACGCAGCGCACAAGCGGTGCCTCCACGGAGGAACTCAACTGACTCTCGCTACTCTGCGTCAAGAGTGCTGGGTCCTCAAGGGTCGTCATATGGTCAAGTCCTGTATCAGACATTGCACCACTTGTATACGTTGGAAGGGTCAAACTGCACAACCAAAAATGGGAAATCTTCCATTACCACGACTAACTCCTTGTCGTCCTTTTTACAGATCTGGAATTGACTATGCTgggccaatactgctcagatcCAGTAGTGGCCGTGGTCAGCGCACCTCGAAGGGATACATCGCCGTATTCATTTGCCTCGTCACTAAGGCCGTACATCTGGAGGCTGCATCGGATGGGTCCACCGATACCTTCTTGGCCGCTCTACGACGCTTCATGGCACGGCGTGGTCGCTGCTCCGAACTTTACAGCGATTGTGGACGGAACTTTGTAGGCGCTAACCACGAACTGCGTGCCCTTCTACGCGAATCGGAGAAACAGGGAGGAGGCCCATTCGCCGCAGCTTCCAGAGAAGGAATTACCTGGAGATTCAATCCTCCTTCCGCTCCTCACTTCGGCGGACTCTGGGAGGCAGCTGTTAAGTCCGTTAAGTATCACCTCCGCAGAATCATTGGCGAGCAGAGATTGACCTTCGAGGAGCTGACCACGCTTCTGACGGGTATCGAAGCTTGTCTCAATTCCAGACCTTTATTGCCTATGTCAGACGACCCTGAGGATCCAGTTGCTCTAACGCCTGGTCACTTCTTGATCGGGGAACCTCTCATCGCAATCCCGGAGCCCAGCCTCGAGGACCTTCCAGCATCACGCTTGTCTCGTTGGCAATTATTGCAACAAATGCAGCAACATTTCTGGAAGCGCTGGTCACGGGAGTACTTAAATTCACTACAAACTCGAGGCAAATGGCAAAGGGACAAGGCACTAATCAAGGCCGGAATCCTCTGCCTTATAAAAAGTGAGCTTCTTCCTCCCACTCAATGGCCTCTCGCTCGCGTAATAAACGTGCACCCGGGACCAGATTCTTCTATTCGAGTCGCAACTGTTCGTACTGCCAAGTCGCAATTTCTTAGGCCTGTACACAAACTAATTCCATTACTAGCGCCGAACGATGCTGAGACAGATGCTGGAAGGGAACCCGAGGCAGGCGTATCACGCGATTATTCCAATTCTCATCTGTGA